One segment of Theobroma cacao cultivar B97-61/B2 chromosome 9, Criollo_cocoa_genome_V2, whole genome shotgun sequence DNA contains the following:
- the LOC18590090 gene encoding NADPH-dependent diflavin oxidoreductase 1 isoform X4 yields MSHLLPLDAISLRQDPVMSFFATAEHEKERLQYFASPEGRDDLYQYNQKERRTVLEVLEDFPSVQMPFEWLVQLVPPLKKRAFSISSSPLAHPNQVHLTVDVVSWTTPFKRKRRGLCSTWLASLNPEQRIYIPVWFRKGLLPPPPPSLPLILVGPGTGCAPFRGFVDERAAQSLSGSIAPIILFFGCRNEENDFLYRDFWSSHSQNDGVLSEAKGGGFYAAFSRDQPLKVYVQHKMQEQSQRIWNLLCEGAAIYVAGSSTKMPSDVMLAFEEIISKESGAPRESAARWLRSLEKAGKYHVEAWS; encoded by the exons ATGTCGCATCTGCTTCCCCTCGACGCTATTTCTTTGAGGCAAGATCCT GTTATGAGCTTCTTTGCAACTGCTGAACATGAGAAAGAAAGGCTTCAGTATTTTGCCTCACCTGAAGGAAGAGATGATCTTTACCAATACAACCAGAAGGAACGAAGAACTGTTCTAGAG GTATTGGAGGATTTCCCTTCTGTGCAAATGCCATTTGAGTGGTTGGTGCAGTTGGTTCCTCCACTGAAGAAAAGGGCTTTCTCCATTTCTTCTTCCCCTTTGGCTCACCCCAATCAAGTGCATTTGACTGTGGATGTCGTGTCATGGACAACACCATTCAAGAGGAAAAGGAGAGGCCTCTGCTCAACATGGCTAGCCAGTCTCAATCCTGAACAAA GGATATACATTCCAGTATGGTTTCGTAAAGGTTTGCTTCCTCCCCCACCACCTTCACTTCCCCTCATTCTTGTTGGACCAGGAACTGGTTGTGCACCTTTCCGAGGATTTGTAGATGAAAGAGCTGCACAGAGTTTGTCCGGTTCAATTGCTCCAATAATTCTCTTCTTCGGTTGCCGAAATGAGGAGAATGACTTTCTTTATAGAGACTTTTGGTCGTCCCATTCACAAAATGATGGGGTGCTTTCAGAAGCCAAAGGTGGTGGGTTTTATGCTGCCTTCTCGAGAGACCAACCCCTGAAGGTTTATGTGCAACATAAAATGCAGGAACAAAGCCAAAGGATTTGGAATCTGCTGTGTGAGGGAGCGGCTATCTATGTTGCAGGCTCTTCAACGAAAATGCCATCAGATGTCATGTTAGCTTTTGAGGAGATTATATCCAAGGAGAGTGGGGCCCCAAGGGAATCGGCAGCAAGATGGCTTAGGTCTTTAGAAAAAGCTGGTAAATATCATGTTGAAGCTTGGTCTTGA
- the LOC18590090 gene encoding NADPH-dependent diflavin oxidoreductase 1 isoform X3: MSALWSRLSEIKPNFFPEGPNFLVPNVELIGQPKFQVTYHNIDKMDSQLSSATDFEYLEMQIGRACSMYAGKVSHEKCKPDAFLKMIKNFPLTRASHEKDVRHLEFEFVTQVVQYEIGGVLEVLPSQNPAAVDSFIQHCNLDPESFISIHPRELENHHLDDNVNTLEVPIKLRTFVELTMDVASASPRRYFFEVMSFFATAEHEKERLQYFASPEGRDDLYQYNQKERRTVLEVLEDFPSVQMPFEWLVQLVPPLKKRAFSISSSPLAHPNQVHLTVDVVSWTTPFKRKRRGLCSTWLASLNPEQRIYIPVWFRKGLLPPPPPSLPLILVGPGTGCAPFRGFVDERAAQSLSGSIAPIILFFGCRNEENDFLYRDFWSSHSQNDGVLSEAKGGGFYAAFSRDQPLKVYVQHKMQEQSQRIWNLLCEGAAIYVAGSSTKMPSDVMLAFEEIISKESGAPRESAARWLRSLEKAGKYHVEAWS; the protein is encoded by the exons ATGTCAGCATTGTGGAGTAGGTTGTCTGAGATCAAACCCAATTTCTTCCCTGAAGGCCCAAACTTTTTGGTTCCAAATGTGGAATTAATTGGCCAACCAAAATTTCAAGTCACTTACCATAACATAGACAAGATGGATTCCCAATTATCATCTGCCACAg ATTTTGAATATCTTGAGATGCAAATTGGAAGGGCTTGCTCAATGTATGCTGGAAAAGTTTCTCATGAGAAGTGCAAGCCTGACGCCTTTCTTAAAATG ATAAAAAATTTCCCATTGACCAGGGCAAGTCACGAAAAAGATGTACGTCACTTGGAATTTGAATTTGTTACACAG GTGGTTCAATATGAAATTGGTGGTGTCCTAGAGGTTCTTCCTTCTCAAAATCCTGCAGCAGTTGATTCTTTCATACAGCACTGTAATTTGGACCCTGAATCATTCATAAGT ATCCATCCGAGGGAATTGGAAAATCACCATCTTGATGACAATGTAAATACTTTGGAGGTGCCCATTAAATTAAGAACTTTTGTGGAACTGACAATGGATGTCGCATCTGCTTCCCCTCGACGCTATTTCTTTGAG GTTATGAGCTTCTTTGCAACTGCTGAACATGAGAAAGAAAGGCTTCAGTATTTTGCCTCACCTGAAGGAAGAGATGATCTTTACCAATACAACCAGAAGGAACGAAGAACTGTTCTAGAG GTATTGGAGGATTTCCCTTCTGTGCAAATGCCATTTGAGTGGTTGGTGCAGTTGGTTCCTCCACTGAAGAAAAGGGCTTTCTCCATTTCTTCTTCCCCTTTGGCTCACCCCAATCAAGTGCATTTGACTGTGGATGTCGTGTCATGGACAACACCATTCAAGAGGAAAAGGAGAGGCCTCTGCTCAACATGGCTAGCCAGTCTCAATCCTGAACAAA GGATATACATTCCAGTATGGTTTCGTAAAGGTTTGCTTCCTCCCCCACCACCTTCACTTCCCCTCATTCTTGTTGGACCAGGAACTGGTTGTGCACCTTTCCGAGGATTTGTAGATGAAAGAGCTGCACAGAGTTTGTCCGGTTCAATTGCTCCAATAATTCTCTTCTTCGGTTGCCGAAATGAGGAGAATGACTTTCTTTATAGAGACTTTTGGTCGTCCCATTCACAAAATGATGGGGTGCTTTCAGAAGCCAAAGGTGGTGGGTTTTATGCTGCCTTCTCGAGAGACCAACCCCTGAAGGTTTATGTGCAACATAAAATGCAGGAACAAAGCCAAAGGATTTGGAATCTGCTGTGTGAGGGAGCGGCTATCTATGTTGCAGGCTCTTCAACGAAAATGCCATCAGATGTCATGTTAGCTTTTGAGGAGATTATATCCAAGGAGAGTGGGGCCCCAAGGGAATCGGCAGCAAGATGGCTTAGGTCTTTAGAAAAAGCTGGTAAATATCATGTTGAAGCTTGGTCTTGA
- the LOC18590090 gene encoding NADPH-dependent diflavin oxidoreductase 1 isoform X2: MMLAPYLKKKFLVNGNLLVTFLQSSLPEEDAVIFVVSTTGQGDAPDSMKVFWRFLLQRNLGSHWLEGVHYAVFGLGDSGYQKYNFVAKKLDKRLSDLGATAVVERGLGDDQHPSGYEAALDPWMSALWSRLSEIKPNFFPEGPNFLVPNVELIGQPKFQVTYHNIDKMDSQLSSATDFEYLEMQIGRACSMYAGKVSHEKCKPDAFLKMIKNFPLTRASHEKDVRHLEFEFVTQVVQYEIGGVLEVLPSQNPAAVDSFIQHCNLDPESFISIHPRELENHHLDDNVNTLEVPIKLRTFVELTMDVASASPRRYFFEVMSFFATAEHEKERLQYFASPEGRDDLYQYNQKERRTVLEVLEDFPSVQMPFEWLVQLVPPLKKRAFSISSSPLAHPNQVHLTVDVVSWTTPFKRKRRGLCSTWLASLNPEQRIYIPVWFRKGLLPPPPPSLPLILVGPGTGCAPFRGFVDERAAQSLSGSIAPIILFFGCRNEENDFLYRDFWSSHSQNDGVLSEAKGGGFYAAFSRDQPLKVYVQHKMQEQSQRIWNLLCEGAAIYVAGSSTKMPSDVMLAFEEIISKESGAPRESAARWLRSLEKAGKYHVEAWS, encoded by the exons ATGATGCT AGCTCCTTACCTGAAGAAGAAGTTTTTGGTTAATGGTAACTTACTTGTTACTTTTTTGCAGAGCTCCTTACCTGAAGAAGACGCTgtaatttttgttgtttctaCCACGGGCCAAGGGGATGCTCCAGATTCCATGAAG GTATTTTGGAGGTTTCTTCTACAAAGAAATCTAGGCAGCCACTGGTTGGAAGGAGTTCATTACGCTGTGTTTGGATTAGGTGATTCTGGCTACCAGAAATATAAT TTTGTTGCAAAGAAGCTTGATAAAAGACTTTCAGACCTTGGGGCTACAGCTGTCGTTGAGAGAGGTTTGGGAGATGATCAGCATCCTTCAGG GTATGAAGCTGCTCTGGATCCTTGGATGTCAGCATTGTGGAGTAGGTTGTCTGAGATCAAACCCAATTTCTTCCCTGAAGGCCCAAACTTTTTGGTTCCAAATGTGGAATTAATTGGCCAACCAAAATTTCAAGTCACTTACCATAACATAGACAAGATGGATTCCCAATTATCATCTGCCACAg ATTTTGAATATCTTGAGATGCAAATTGGAAGGGCTTGCTCAATGTATGCTGGAAAAGTTTCTCATGAGAAGTGCAAGCCTGACGCCTTTCTTAAAATG ATAAAAAATTTCCCATTGACCAGGGCAAGTCACGAAAAAGATGTACGTCACTTGGAATTTGAATTTGTTACACAG GTGGTTCAATATGAAATTGGTGGTGTCCTAGAGGTTCTTCCTTCTCAAAATCCTGCAGCAGTTGATTCTTTCATACAGCACTGTAATTTGGACCCTGAATCATTCATAAGT ATCCATCCGAGGGAATTGGAAAATCACCATCTTGATGACAATGTAAATACTTTGGAGGTGCCCATTAAATTAAGAACTTTTGTGGAACTGACAATGGATGTCGCATCTGCTTCCCCTCGACGCTATTTCTTTGAG GTTATGAGCTTCTTTGCAACTGCTGAACATGAGAAAGAAAGGCTTCAGTATTTTGCCTCACCTGAAGGAAGAGATGATCTTTACCAATACAACCAGAAGGAACGAAGAACTGTTCTAGAG GTATTGGAGGATTTCCCTTCTGTGCAAATGCCATTTGAGTGGTTGGTGCAGTTGGTTCCTCCACTGAAGAAAAGGGCTTTCTCCATTTCTTCTTCCCCTTTGGCTCACCCCAATCAAGTGCATTTGACTGTGGATGTCGTGTCATGGACAACACCATTCAAGAGGAAAAGGAGAGGCCTCTGCTCAACATGGCTAGCCAGTCTCAATCCTGAACAAA GGATATACATTCCAGTATGGTTTCGTAAAGGTTTGCTTCCTCCCCCACCACCTTCACTTCCCCTCATTCTTGTTGGACCAGGAACTGGTTGTGCACCTTTCCGAGGATTTGTAGATGAAAGAGCTGCACAGAGTTTGTCCGGTTCAATTGCTCCAATAATTCTCTTCTTCGGTTGCCGAAATGAGGAGAATGACTTTCTTTATAGAGACTTTTGGTCGTCCCATTCACAAAATGATGGGGTGCTTTCAGAAGCCAAAGGTGGTGGGTTTTATGCTGCCTTCTCGAGAGACCAACCCCTGAAGGTTTATGTGCAACATAAAATGCAGGAACAAAGCCAAAGGATTTGGAATCTGCTGTGTGAGGGAGCGGCTATCTATGTTGCAGGCTCTTCAACGAAAATGCCATCAGATGTCATGTTAGCTTTTGAGGAGATTATATCCAAGGAGAGTGGGGCCCCAAGGGAATCGGCAGCAAGATGGCTTAGGTCTTTAGAAAAAGCTGGTAAATATCATGTTGAAGCTTGGTCTTGA
- the LOC18590090 gene encoding NADPH-dependent diflavin oxidoreductase 1 isoform X1, which translates to MEIKSKKLLILYATQTGNALDAAERIAREAERRACLVVIRSTDEYDASSLPEEDAVIFVVSTTGQGDAPDSMKVFWRFLLQRNLGSHWLEGVHYAVFGLGDSGYQKYNFVAKKLDKRLSDLGATAVVERGLGDDQHPSGYEAALDPWMSALWSRLSEIKPNFFPEGPNFLVPNVELIGQPKFQVTYHNIDKMDSQLSSATDFEYLEMQIGRACSMYAGKVSHEKCKPDAFLKMIKNFPLTRASHEKDVRHLEFEFVTQVVQYEIGGVLEVLPSQNPAAVDSFIQHCNLDPESFISIHPRELENHHLDDNVNTLEVPIKLRTFVELTMDVASASPRRYFFEVMSFFATAEHEKERLQYFASPEGRDDLYQYNQKERRTVLEVLEDFPSVQMPFEWLVQLVPPLKKRAFSISSSPLAHPNQVHLTVDVVSWTTPFKRKRRGLCSTWLASLNPEQRIYIPVWFRKGLLPPPPPSLPLILVGPGTGCAPFRGFVDERAAQSLSGSIAPIILFFGCRNEENDFLYRDFWSSHSQNDGVLSEAKGGGFYAAFSRDQPLKVYVQHKMQEQSQRIWNLLCEGAAIYVAGSSTKMPSDVMLAFEEIISKESGAPRESAARWLRSLEKAGKYHVEAWS; encoded by the exons ATGGAGATTAAATCAAAGAAACTACTGATACTATACGCAACTCAAACTGGAAATGCATTGGATGCGGCCGAGCGTATTGCTCGAGAAGCTGAGCGCCGAGCCTGCCTCGTAGTCATTCGTTCGACCGACGAATATGATGCT AGCTCCTTACCTGAAGAAGACGCTgtaatttttgttgtttctaCCACGGGCCAAGGGGATGCTCCAGATTCCATGAAG GTATTTTGGAGGTTTCTTCTACAAAGAAATCTAGGCAGCCACTGGTTGGAAGGAGTTCATTACGCTGTGTTTGGATTAGGTGATTCTGGCTACCAGAAATATAAT TTTGTTGCAAAGAAGCTTGATAAAAGACTTTCAGACCTTGGGGCTACAGCTGTCGTTGAGAGAGGTTTGGGAGATGATCAGCATCCTTCAGG GTATGAAGCTGCTCTGGATCCTTGGATGTCAGCATTGTGGAGTAGGTTGTCTGAGATCAAACCCAATTTCTTCCCTGAAGGCCCAAACTTTTTGGTTCCAAATGTGGAATTAATTGGCCAACCAAAATTTCAAGTCACTTACCATAACATAGACAAGATGGATTCCCAATTATCATCTGCCACAg ATTTTGAATATCTTGAGATGCAAATTGGAAGGGCTTGCTCAATGTATGCTGGAAAAGTTTCTCATGAGAAGTGCAAGCCTGACGCCTTTCTTAAAATG ATAAAAAATTTCCCATTGACCAGGGCAAGTCACGAAAAAGATGTACGTCACTTGGAATTTGAATTTGTTACACAG GTGGTTCAATATGAAATTGGTGGTGTCCTAGAGGTTCTTCCTTCTCAAAATCCTGCAGCAGTTGATTCTTTCATACAGCACTGTAATTTGGACCCTGAATCATTCATAAGT ATCCATCCGAGGGAATTGGAAAATCACCATCTTGATGACAATGTAAATACTTTGGAGGTGCCCATTAAATTAAGAACTTTTGTGGAACTGACAATGGATGTCGCATCTGCTTCCCCTCGACGCTATTTCTTTGAG GTTATGAGCTTCTTTGCAACTGCTGAACATGAGAAAGAAAGGCTTCAGTATTTTGCCTCACCTGAAGGAAGAGATGATCTTTACCAATACAACCAGAAGGAACGAAGAACTGTTCTAGAG GTATTGGAGGATTTCCCTTCTGTGCAAATGCCATTTGAGTGGTTGGTGCAGTTGGTTCCTCCACTGAAGAAAAGGGCTTTCTCCATTTCTTCTTCCCCTTTGGCTCACCCCAATCAAGTGCATTTGACTGTGGATGTCGTGTCATGGACAACACCATTCAAGAGGAAAAGGAGAGGCCTCTGCTCAACATGGCTAGCCAGTCTCAATCCTGAACAAA GGATATACATTCCAGTATGGTTTCGTAAAGGTTTGCTTCCTCCCCCACCACCTTCACTTCCCCTCATTCTTGTTGGACCAGGAACTGGTTGTGCACCTTTCCGAGGATTTGTAGATGAAAGAGCTGCACAGAGTTTGTCCGGTTCAATTGCTCCAATAATTCTCTTCTTCGGTTGCCGAAATGAGGAGAATGACTTTCTTTATAGAGACTTTTGGTCGTCCCATTCACAAAATGATGGGGTGCTTTCAGAAGCCAAAGGTGGTGGGTTTTATGCTGCCTTCTCGAGAGACCAACCCCTGAAGGTTTATGTGCAACATAAAATGCAGGAACAAAGCCAAAGGATTTGGAATCTGCTGTGTGAGGGAGCGGCTATCTATGTTGCAGGCTCTTCAACGAAAATGCCATCAGATGTCATGTTAGCTTTTGAGGAGATTATATCCAAGGAGAGTGGGGCCCCAAGGGAATCGGCAGCAAGATGGCTTAGGTCTTTAGAAAAAGCTGGTAAATATCATGTTGAAGCTTGGTCTTGA
- the LOC18590091 gene encoding protein disulfide isomerase-like 5-1: MWPLFFNSRLSRWPESGSRSNLRNLESENLQAFYISLQKGNEEIKKTSFKQEGEKSRSPAMKSDRRFTLLLLLLFLISITVHTEAEVITLTPDTFSDKVKEKDTAWFVKFCVPWCKHCKNLGTLWDDLGKAMEGEDEIEIGEVDCGVSKPVCAKVDIHSYPTFKLFYDGEEVAKYQGPRDVESLKTFAVEEAEKAAENAQLGIDKEL; encoded by the exons ATGTGGCCTCTCTTCTTTAACTCTAGGCTGAGCCGTTGGCCTGAATCCGGCTCAAGAAGCAATCTGAGGAATCTTGAATCAGAAAATCTCCAGGCGTTTTACATTTCTCTCCAAAAAGGAAAcgaagaaataaagaaaacaagcTTCAAACAAGAAGGTGAAAAATCACGATCGCCAGCCATGAAGAGCGACCGTCGTTTTactctcctcctcctcctgCTTTTCTTGATATCAATAACAGTTCACACAGAAGCCGAAGTCATAACCCTAACCCCCGACACCTTCTCCGACAAG gTAAAGGAGAAAGACACGGCGTGGTTTGTGAAATTTTGTGTTCCTTGGTGTAAGCATTG TAAGAACTTGGGGACGTTGTGGGATGACTTAGGGAAGGCAATGGAAGGAGAAGACGAAATAGAGATAGGAGAAGTTGATTGCGGTGTGAGCAAACCTGTATGCGCTAAAGTAGATATTCATTCATACCCCACTTTTAAGCTCTTTTATGATGGAGAAGAAGTTGCTAAATATCAAG GGCCAAGGGATGTTGAATCACTGAAAACATTTGCCGTTGAAGAAGCAGAAAAGGCTGCAGAAAACGCACAGCTAGGCATTGATAAAGAGTTATGA